In the Topomyia yanbarensis strain Yona2022 chromosome 3, ASM3024719v1, whole genome shotgun sequence genome, one interval contains:
- the LOC131692803 gene encoding beta-1,3-glucan-binding protein-like produces the protein MFRPVHQKIVLIILVKLAITGTTIPRRTPNPRYRPPKPRFEVFQPKGLIVWIPAESGITSFSFYGKLNQPFEDEYELGRWTQSITRPKDGRFMFVDRKIELKPGDTIYYRTVITHNDVTYRGNHGVHEISKYSGTTPGGSGGGGRKTTSTTTTLPPFVYKNNERRTKGVDPDTYVPLGPFDYESKESPQPHIRTRTITTQTSAEELGYKECDKAQTQVNGRKVCSGKLIFEETFDTAELNGQKWRIENRFASDPDNEFVVYADFKENIQLRNGKLLIKPTLFESKFGPGSTNTKFMFAAECTGVQNSRDCIRDRKIDFDMIPPALSAQISTYNSFKFMYGKILIRAKLPKGDWIFPQLYLRPRNEFYGRDEYASGLMRVAFVPGGPRLRNQLSGGLMLNNAEPLRCSKMCTLTRPRNWSDDFQEYGLTWTPQGIYMEVNKEVYCHIDPEDGFYQEMRALKPQIANLWKLSGDKMAPFDKEFYISLGVGVGGHYDFHLFQEKPWKDLSVKAMHSFWSARGNWYPTWNTNSTLQVDYIRVYAI, from the exons ATGTTCCGGCCAGTGCATCAAAAAATCGTTCTTATTATACTTGTCAAATTAGCTATAACGGGCACTACTATTCCACGCCGAACCCCGAACCCACGCTACCGTCCGCCAAAACCGCGCTTCGAAGTGTTCCAGCCGAAGGGGCTAATAGTATGGATTCCCGCCGAGTCCGGTATCACGTCGTTTTCGTTCTACGGAAAACTAAACCAACCCTTCGAAGATGAATATGAACTCGGTCGGTGGACACAGTCCATTACCCGACCAAAGGACGGTCGCTTCATGTTTGTGGACCGGAAGATCGAACTAAAACCAGGGGATACGATCTACTACAGAACAGTTATTACGCACAATGATGTGACGTATCGTGGGAATCACGGAGTTCATGAGATCAGCAAGTACAGTGGCACGACTCCGGGAGGAAGTGGGGGTGGGGGAAGAAAAACTACGTCAACGACGACCACATTGCCTCCGTTTGTGTACAAAAATAACGAACGAAGGACCAAGGGCGTAGATCCGGATACGTACGTGCCATTGGGACCGTTTGACTATGAATCGAAGGAATCACCGCAGCCGCACATTCGTACTAGAACAATTACAACCCAGACTAGCGCGGAGGAATTAGGGTACAAAGAGTGCGATAAAGCTCAAACCCAAGTCAACGGTAGGAAAGTATGCAgtgggaaattaatttttgaagaGACTTTCGACACAGCCGAGCTCAACGGACAAAAGTGGCGAATCGAAAATCGTTTCGCGTCGGATCCG GACAACGAGTTCGTGGTATACGCAGATTTCAAGGAGAACATTCAATTGCGCAACGGGAAGTTGCTGATCAAACCAACGCTTTTTGAGAGCAAGTTTGGTCCAGGATCGACAAACACAAAGTTTATGTTCGCTGCGGAATGCACCGGAGTGCAGAACTCACGTGATTGCATACGGGATCGGAAAATTGATTTTGATATGATTCCACCAGCGCTCTCGGCACAGATTTCCACCTACAATTCATTCAAGTTTATGTATGGTAAAATTTTAATCCGAGCTAAGTTACCCAAAGGGGATTGGATATTTCCAC AACTATACCTCCGACCAAGAAACGAATTCTATGGTCGCGACGAATACGCTTCTGGGCTGATGCGAGTGGCTTTTGTTCCCGGTGGGCCAAGACTGCGCAATCAACTGTCCGGTGGATTGATGCTGAACAATGCCGAACCACTTCGCTGCTCGAAAATGTGCACACTGACAAGGCCTCGTAATTGGAGCGACGATTTTCAAGAGTATGGCCTGACGTGGACCCCCCAGGGAATCTACATGGAAGTGAACAAAGAAGTCTATTGCCACATTGACCCGGAGGATGGGTTCTATCAGGAGATGAGGGCCTTGAAACCTCAGATAGCTAACCTGTGGAAACTGAGCGGAGACAAAATGGCTCCTTTCGATAAAGAATTCTATATCAGTTTGGGCGTGGGTGTCGGGGGTCACTACGACTTTCATCTGTTCCAGGAAAAACCGTGGAAAGATCTTTCCGTTAAGGCGATGCATTCGTTTTGGAGTGCACGAGGCAACTGGTATCCGACGTGGAACACGAATAGCACGCTTCAAGTGGACTACATTAGAGTGTATGCAATTTAG